The proteins below are encoded in one region of Phaeodactylum tricornutum CCAP 1055/1 chromosome 3, complete sequence:
- a CDS encoding predicted protein: protein MASTKGVAGLFALTASAAFLSIAGIFTAQGTVQNIQGTTAQLKDSLMNMDTLFRSEANFQIISAHDPFAFSSNKSAEQYIETSDDSMAEYQTGPIRSDTRLERNGKEPEKDFRKPVWSNSSDYSIDSPTILVQLGDFNFSAGNTDSITKELQSLKQRGPDRIIAEKRVFQIDKKGPLDQGLKSFVSLYAANHTNMGQRNGYITIPFLTTHQMSAKDLIVDKYYNDIRRIYHFDKSCCMDVPNPDESVFHFRNFIRESGRLRHRAGYEELAPEQVANELFAHLNPGDKVAIASRFSDDFRTQMIVDALEKRQLRVRVTEPRSGVADFCFLLYAQKELVGTAKSLFLFGLAYLEMPQGFDLIQQ, encoded by the exons ATGGCGTCAACTAAGGGAGTTGCCGGTCTCTTTGCACTTACGGCTTCTGCTGCCTTCCTATCCATTGCAGGAATCTTTACTGCTCAGGGAACAGTCCAGAACATTCAAGGTACCACTGCCCAGCTCAAGGATTCACTAATGAATATGGACACTTTATTTCGGTCCGAGGCCAATTTCCAGATTATTTCCGCTCATGATCCGTTCGCTTTCAGCTCCAACAAATCCGCAGAGCAATACATTGAAACATCGGATGATAGCATGGCGGAATATCAGACAGGGCCCATTCGAAGCGATACTAGACTGGAAAGGAACGGTAAAGAGCCGGAAAAAGACTTTCGCAAACCAGTCTGGAGTAACTCTTCTGATTATAGCATCGACTCCCCGACAATTCTTGTCCAGCTTGGGG ACTTCAATTTTTCGGCCGGAAATACTGACAGTATCACTAAGGAGTTGCAGTCTTTGAAACAGCGTGGGCCAGACAGAATCATTGCCGAGAAGAGAGTTTTTCAAATAGACAAGAAGGGACCGCTTGACCAAGGTTTGAAATCTTTTGTGAGTCTTTACGCTGCCAATCACACAAACATGGGGCAAAGGAATGGTTACATCACCATTCCTTTCCTAACTACACATCAAATGAGCGCAAAAGACCTCATTGTGGACAAGTATTATAACGACATTCGCAGAATATACCATTTTGATAAAAGCTGCTGCATGGATGTACCCAACCCGGATGAATCCGTTTTT CATTTTCGCAATTTTATTAGGGAAAGTGGTAGACTACGACATCGTGCAGGCTACGAAGAGCTAGCTCCTGAGCAAGTGGCAAATGAGTTGTTTGCGCATTTGAATCCTGGCGACAAAGTAGCTATTGCATCACGATTCTCCGATGATTTTCGAACGCAAATGATTGTGGACGCTCTTGAGAAGCGACAGCTTCGGGTTCGAGTCACGGAGCCACGATCGGGGGTTGCGgatttttgcttcttgctgtATGCCCAAAAGGAGTTGGTTGGCACGGCCAAATCTCTTTTTTTATTTGGGCTGGCCTACTTGGAAATGCCACAAGGGTTCGACCTTATACAGCAATGA
- a CDS encoding predicted protein, with translation AYDLASALKYLHDLNIIYRDLKPDNIGFDVRGDVKIFDFGLAREYDRSISTSADGTYKMTGDTGSPRYMAPEVALEKPYNNSVDVYSFAILTWQILEMAMPFEG, from the exons GCCTACGATTTGGCCTCTGCACTCAAGTATCTGCATGATCTCAA CATCATTTACCGCGATTTGAAACCGGACAATATTGGTTTTGACGTACGCGGCGACGTGAAAATTTTTGATTTTGGACTAGCCCGGGAGTACGATCGCAGCATATCCACATCTGCCGATGGCACGTACAAAATGACGGGTGATACGGGTAGTCCCCGGTACATGGCCCCGGAAGTGGCGCTCGAAAAACCGTACAACAATTCCGTCGACGTTTATTCGTTCGCTATTTTGACGTGGCAAATACTGGAAATGGCCATGCCGTTCGAAGGC
- a CDS encoding predicted protein, with translation MSSAAVAGTFRKSPQWRWAVAGWGLFVAENTLLSENRTYLIQQLGGEEQYHMAYGLCSTAATASIAYGYYVLTRGAHAEAHGSVHPAAFRGTVPPIPRLVASWTLLSLGLVMASQALPKLQIPVALVDAPPPESTDRTTVDTTRVTTATTPIAGTPTPTAAAPSRSYRFQIRCPFDFTDQSHHKADGAAVVGLDRVSRHPGLWSFAAIGLGVAGLQRSVPLALWWTGPAAVAWIGGAHQDSRFRRGLGGHYDPVYASQTSNLPMVALLTGQQGNVTESLTKLLGSELKLLNALGATAAAAVFVLSRGRRRV, from the coding sequence ATGTCTTCGGCAGCCGTCGCTGGCACGTTTAGGAAATCTCCGCAGTGGCGGTGGGCCGTGGCGGGTTGGGGCCTCTTCGTAGCGGAGAACACGCTCTTGTCGGAGAATCGCACCTATCTCATCCAACAACTCGGTGGAGAAGAGCAATACCATATGGCGTACGGACTCTgttccaccgccgccacggccTCGATCGCCTACGGCTACTACGTCCTGACGCGCGGTGCGCACGCCGAAGCGCACGGCTCGGTCCACCCGGCAGCCTTTCGGGGCACCGTCCCTCCGATCCCACGTCTCGTGGCGTCCTGGACGTTGCTCTCTCTCGGTCTCGTCATGGCGTCGCAAGCCTTGCCCAAATTACAAATACCGGTCGCTCTGGTGGACGCCCCTCCTCCCGAGAGCACCGACCGCACGACTGTGGATACTACTAGGGTTACGACTGCGACTACTCCGATTGCCGGAACACCGACACCCACCGCGGCTGCACCGTCCCGCTCGTACCGATTTCAAATACGGTGTCCGTTCGATTTTACGGACCAGTCGCACCACAAAGCTGACGGCGCGGCCGTGGTGGGTTTGGATCGCGTTTCCCGACACCCTGGTCTCTGGAGTTTCGCGGCAATCGGTCTCGGCGTGGCCGGTCTCCAACGCAGTGTCCCTCTGGCCCTTTGGTGGACCGGTCCCGCCGCCGTGGCCTGGATTGGGGGCGCGCACCAAGACAGTCGCTTTCGGCGGGGATTGGGTGGACACTACGATCCCGTCTACGCGTCGCAAACGTCCAATCTACCCATGGTCGCGTTGCTCACGGGACAGCAAGGGAATGTGACGGAAAGTCTCACTAAACTGCTCGGTAGTGAATTGAAACTTTTAAACGCGCTCGGTGCCACCGCCGCGGCTGCCGTCTTTGTCCTTAGTCGCGGACGCCGAAGGGTATAG
- a CDS encoding predicted protein, with protein sequence MSTGTKNSFFATTVCVALFCFVRALTSLGTVQNLQVFDTELKDIAESVHSLSVHGTGADSNNSLPKAKPDDVYVLESKTKAAVRESSLRESTLVTNAGIEFRKPIWSNASSFDNGAPSILVQLNGELANYLGFIAKAFGLVWWLEREYGVNPTIVLRHQQHPKWVGAHADVTRCFPYLRDFNFGAGNTRDISKELSVLSQSHQQSNGTAERVVDIRSEVPYDKTIQSFLSLYAKSHIHIGGEKSRINIPFLTTKQMSCRDLIVDKYYDDIRRIYRFDKSCCVDVPDPDESVFERSGLRKQPGYEELAPEQVANELFAHLNPGDKVAIISRYPNDFRTQMIVGAFEKRKIRARVVEPRSGVADFCFLMHTQKEMVGTAWSTYFLWAGLLGNATSVRPYTAIVPGRNSKIDSHNFTHPDLKSRFRFEHYISNFTAGDLRKPKGEQ encoded by the exons ATGTCGACCGGGACAAAAAACAGCTTCTTCGCCACCACAGTCTGCGTTGCCTTGTTTTGCTTTGTAAGAGCCCTTACCTCTTTGGGTACTGTCCAGAATCTCCAAGTCTTCGATACCGAACTCAAAGACATAGCAGAAAGCGTTCATTCACTTTCGGTCCACGGGACCGGTGCTGACAGCAACAACTCATTGCCAAAGGCAAAACCTGATGATGTCTACGTATTAGAATCAAAGACCAAGGCTGCAGTCCGTGAAAGTAGCCTCAGGGAAAGCACTCTGGTCACCAATGCCGGTATCGAATTTCGGAAACCAATATGGAGTAACGCTTCCAGCTTTGACAATGGCGCACCGAGCATTCTTGTCCAACTCAACGGAGAATTGGCAAACTATCTCGGATTTATTGCCAAGGCTTTTGGACTGGTGTGGTGGCTGGAGCGGGAGTATGGTGTGAATCCTACAATTGTGCTGAGACATCAACAGCATCCCAAATGGGTTGGTGCTCACGCGGATGTTACTCGATGTTTTCCGTACTTGAGAGACTTTAATTTTGGGGCCGGAAATACTCGGGATATAAGCAAAGAACTGAGTGTTCTGAGTCAATCTCATCAACAAAGCAATGGTACGGCTGAAAGAGTTGTTGATATCAGGAGCGAAGTGCCATACGACAAAACAATCCAGTCCTTTTTGAGTCTCTACGCGAAGAGCCACATCCACATTGGGGGAGAAAAGAGCCGTATCAACATACCTTTTCTGACCACTAAGCAAATGAGTTGCAGAGACCTCATAGTGGACAAGTACTATGACGATATTCGAAGAATATACCGATTTGACAAAAGCTGCTGCGTTGATGTACCCGACCCGGATGAATCTGTCTTT GAAAGGTCTGGACTACGAAAGCAACCTGGATATGAAGAGCTTGCTCCGGAGCAAGTGGCGAACGAGCTGTTTGCGCATCTGAATCCGGGCGACAAAGTAGCAATAATCTCTCGCTACCCCAATGACTTCCGAACCCAAATGATTGTGGGCGCATTTGAGAAGCGGAAGATTCGGGCTCGAGTTGTAGAGCCACGGTCCGGGGTGGCagacttttgctttttgatgcATACGCAAAAGGAGATGGTTGGCACGGCTTGGTCTACTTATTTTCTTTGGGCTGGCCTGCTCGGAAATGCTACAAGCGTACGACCGTATACAGCCATTGTACCTGGTCGGAACAGCAAAATCGACTCTCACAATTTTACGCATCCAGACCTCAAATCccgttttcgttttgagCACTATATCAGCAACTTTACTGCTGGGGATCTACGTAAACCAAAAGGTGAACAATAG
- a CDS encoding predicted protein: MKNRRNSDEINDDADENGSFTPPFLPLEESNPVSAMSLSSSLAAANTTTGTSTSSTTGNVSTKHNLNQRTKAHSSYNKASPSLTRSMSNRGGIVSSCNGKKVVSIVMLSLLALVIWDAVLTPPERRWIKPDFSETFLLWVQDHPIRGLLAFLVVIAVAVVFMVPIGTPLTLGCGYVYKGAYGWRLGLTIATAVSMAGSALGAVVCFLLGRYLMRDQVRTWIRKYPLFDAIDAAAAEHGLRIMAMLYLTPILPLGPVSYMCGTTSMALSSFVLAKIASLPLMLLYAFIGASTGALLGQPSQTQLDGSVTAQQQEQQHSTANEFKSIEENQTLILSGICLSFVMIAGITHNIKRELNLILERQKKAGERDHGSDLMGDSSIGSSSSANVIDAEQSAIEMGLSKPAHRRRVA; this comes from the exons ATGAAGAATCGACGCAACAGTGACGAAATAAACGACGACGCAGACGAAAACGGTTCCTTCACACCTCCATTTCTGCCCCTGGAAGAATCCAATCCTGTCTCGGCAATGTCCCTCTCGTCCTCTCTCGCCGCCgccaacaccaccaccggTACATCCACAAGCAGTACGACTGGAAATGTCTCGACCAAACACAATCTAAACCAACGCACTAAAGCCCATTCCTCGTACAATAAGGCTTCCCCGTCTCTAACTCGTTCCATGTCGAACCGGGGTGGAATCGTCTCTTCTTGCAACGGCAAAAAAGTCGTCTCGATCGTCATGCTCTCACTTCTGGCGCTCGTCATTTGGGACGCCGTCTTGACGCCTCCGGAACGCCGCTGGATCAAACCGGATTTCAGTGAAACCTTCCTATTGTGGGTACAGGATCATCCCATCCGGGGTTTGCTCGCCTTTCTCGTTGTCATTGCCGTGGCCGTTGTTTTCATGGTACCCATCGGGACGCCCCTCACTCTGGGATGCGGGTACGTCTATAAGGGAGCCTACGGATGGAGACTGGGCTTGACCATTGCTACAGCAGTATCCATGGCTGGATCCGCACTCGGCGCCGTCGTTTGCTTTCTCCTCGGACGATACCTCATGCGAGACCAAGTACGCACCTGGATTCGCAAATATCCACTCTTTGACGCTATTGATGCCG CCGCTGCCGAACACGGCCTCCGGATCATGGCCATGCTTTACTTGACTCCCATTCTACCACTCGGTCCCGTCTCATACATGTGTGGCACCACTTCCATGGCCTTGTCCAGCTTTGTCTTGGCCAAAATTGCCTCCCTCCCACTCATGCTACTCTACGCCTTTATCGGGGCTAGTACTGGGGCCTTGCTCGGGCAACCATCGCAAACGCAGTTGGACGGTAGCGTCACGGCACAACAACAGGAACAACAACATTCGACCGCCAACGAATTCAAATCCATCGAAGAAAATCAAACTCTCATTTTGTCCGGTATTTGCTTGAGTTTTGTCATGATTGCGGGCATTACGCACAATATTAAACGAGAGCTCAATCTG ATTCTGGAGCGGCAAAAGAAAGCCGGCGAAAGAGACCACGGGAGTGACCTTATGGGTGACAGCTCGATCGGGAGCAGTAGTAGTGCCAACGTAATCGATGCCGAACAATCCGCCATTGAAATGGGTCTCAGCAAGCCGGCTCACCGCAGACGAGTGGCCTAG
- a CDS encoding predicted protein, producing MVSKKAKKQQDSMNSRLKLVMKSGKAMLGYKASVKALRKGKAKMVLVASNCPHLRKSEVEYLAMLAKTQVHHYAGDNTAMGTACGKFFNCSVLSITDAGDSDILTSGTKE from the exons ATGGTGTCCAAGAAAGCG AAGAAGCAACAAGACTCAATGAACAGTCGTCTCAAGCTGGTCATGAAGTCCGGTAAGGCCATGCTCGGGTACAAGGCCTCCGTCAAGGCTCTGCGCAAGGGGAAGGCTAAAATGGTCCTTGTCGCCTCGAACTGTCCGCATTTGCGTAAATCGGAAGTCGAGTATTTGGCCATGTTGGCCAAGACACAGGTACATCACTACGCCGGCGACAACACGGCCATGGGAACCGCTTGCGGAAAATTCTTCAACTGCTCCGTTCTTTCCATCACCGATGCCGGTGACTCGGACATCCTGACAAGTGGAACCAAGGAGTAA
- a CDS encoding predicted protein: MGAASTKYGVCPQAAFHIRVQIDQFESKWLTSECRHRRSPLADDWTPPGKTTAAREQKTPRQAQRNRATGNVSTMFRAVTSSAARRTAQKLSSSSSRGLPGCAVPRVEFHASAKREEDAKATPAPVEEKKGFWDPSYSIPLGIALAVPVLKYEWYIVNEETQLAACMMAFSLIVYKQFGGVIYEALEQDGKRILAEHNAVEDEDIAALEFKINDVKAQSQIVQDAEDIKALKIQTYQKLNEVGKIKPQYEFKSQIEKLLSLMATEEANMTEKAKAALMLEATDAVKADFATSKELKKSSLQGAIATLKGAADKSDPVKDAYLKFFRAKAKSTVDEKAEAAAAREQMITKLNAVARSEGFFFEFDASGKPKMIV; encoded by the exons ATGGGGGCTGCCTCTACGAAGTACGGAG TCTGTCCACAGGCCGCTTTCCACATCCGGGTTCAAATTGACCAATTCGAATCGAAATGGCTCACGTCGGAATGTCGTCATCGAAGATCGCCGCTTGCCGACGACTGGACTCCCCCGGGGAAAACGACAGCAGCACGCGAACAAAAAACACCCCGTCAAGCACAACGGAATAGAGCGACTGGAAACGTGTCGACCATGTTCCGTGCAGTGACTTCTTCCGCGGCGCGGCGAACAGCCCAAAAGttgtcttcctcttcgtctaGAGG CCTTCCGGGATGTGCAGTTCCTCGTGTGGAATTCCACGCCAGTGCCAAGCGTGAGGAAGATGCCAAGGCGACTCCCGCAcccgtggaagaaaagaagggCTTTTGGGATCCATCCTACAGCATCCCGCTCGGTATCGCACTAGCAGTACCCGTACTGAAATACGAGTGGTACATAGTCAACGAAGAAACCCAGCTAGCGGCCTGTATGATGGCGTTTTCCTTGATTGTGTACAAGCAGTTCGGTGGTGTCATTTACGAAGCCCTGGAGCAAGATGGCAAGCGTATCCTCGCCGAGCACAACGctgtggaagacgaagatATTGCCGCACTGGAATTCAAGATCAACGACGTCAAGGCTCAGTCTCAAATTGTCCAAGATGCCGAAGACATCAAGGCCCTCAAGATTCAAACGTACCAAAAGTTGAACGAAGTTGGAAAAATCAAGCCACAGTACGAATTCAAGAGCCAGATTGAAAAATTGCTGTCCCTGATGgcgacggaagaagccaacatgaccgaaaaggccaaggctgCGCTCATGCTGGAAGCCACAGACGCCGTCAAGGCCGACTTTGCCACGTCCAAGGAGCTCAAGAAGAGTTCTCTGCAAGGTGCTATTGCGACGCTCAAAGGAGCGGCGGACAAGTCGGATCCCGTCAAGGATGCTTATCTCAAGTTTTTCCGGGCCAAGGCCAAGTCGACGGTTgacgaaaaggccgaagcgGCCGCCGCTCGTGAACAAATGATCACCAAGCTCAACGCTGTCGCTCGTTCGGAAggtttcttttttgaattCGATGCTTCCGGCAAGCCCAAGATGATTGTGTAA
- a CDS encoding predicted protein, protein PPPDLPSLLLHNRIVYIGMPLVPAVTELVIAELLYLNYESTTEPITMYINSSGTSTANGQAVGFETEAFAIADVMKYVRPPVHTVALGQAFGAAAMLLSQGKRGSRFALPNATILLNQPKSQARGQASDIAIKAREVAHNRRTTCELIASACGKPVETVMEDCSRVKYLQPHEAVEYGLIDAVVENEALAVKPSFMSRI, encoded by the coding sequence CCTCCTCCGGATCTTCCGTCTCTTTTGTTGCATAATCGCATCGTCTACATCGGCATGCCTCTCGTTCCCGCAGTAACTGAGTTGGTGATTGCGGAGTTATTGTACCTCAACTACGAATCCACCACGGAACCCATTACGATGTACATTAATTCCAGCGGCACGTCGACGGCGAACGGTCAAGCGGTGGGCTTCGAAACGGAGGCCttcgccattgccgacgTCATGAAGTACGTGCGACCTCCGGTGCACACGGTAGCGTTGGGACAGGCCTTTGGAGCGGCCGCCATGTTGTTGAGTCAGGGCAAGCGCGGGTCGCGCTTCGCGTTGCCGAACGCAACCATCCTTCTCAATCAGCCCAAATCGCAGGCGCGTGGACAAGCGTCCGATATCGCCATTAAAGCCCGGGAAGTTGCGCACAACCGGCGTACCACCTGTGAACTGATCGCGTCAGCGTGTGGCAAGCCCGTGGAAACTGTTATGGAAGACTGCTCCAGGGTCAAGTACTTGCAGCCGCACGAAGCGGTCGAGTACGGTCTGATTGATGCCGTGGTGGAAAACGAAGCCCTGGCGGTGAAGCCGTCCTTCATGTCACGAATTTAA